From the Corvus cornix cornix isolate S_Up_H32 chromosome 1A, ASM73873v5, whole genome shotgun sequence genome, the window tgttgtCCTGCTAAAAGTCTATGAAGCTGTGCTGTAAACCAGATCAACAAAAAGTAGTataaatctccttttttttccttaaaacataCGCCATCAACATTGCTCATCAGTTTTGCAGTACAATTCCAGAAACTGCTGTAGCAGCACAACttaagcagaaaacaaaagaggcAAGGAGGGAAGAGTGCAATAgttggatattttaaaaatgcagaatagcTGCCCAAGTGACTTCTTTTACGTGTGtgatgatattttaaaacattaagaGTGCTTTCTAACTTTCATAAAACTGTGCTGTGTACCTGTCTTATGGGGaattggtttgggattttttttcttttattagaGGCAACCTTTTCCATGAGAAGCATTTGCACTCTCATAATGTGAAAGACctgaatttttcctttgcatacAGGAAGtgtgttttgtcattttttgaCAAGATATCCAGATGTTGGGAAGGCTTTCCCAAAGATGTGTAAACCTGAAGTTTCCATGTGGTCGGAACTCCCTTTCTTGGCAGCTGCAAGTCTGTGAAGGGCCTGTTACTACACTGTCACTTCACAGCTTGAGTATGAGAGGAATGTATGAGTTCTGTTGCAAAAGAGGAAATTCCTGCATATAATCATACAAATAACTGTGCTGTGCATATACACAAGGAAGTGGATTCTTTGTTTCTACATTGTTCTTTGACAGGAGGTTGAAGTTCCAACATCAGATTTGTCCTAAGCAATGTGCTAAATGTGCCAATAGTACAACAAGACTGCTTATTTGTGCCAGAATCCAAGgagcattttcaaaatgagtTCTTTAAATGTCGAATTCATTGGGTGTGGATGTTTGCACAGCCCAAACTGTCTGTGAAGCCAGTGCAGCCTTCATGCTTGGGTGCATGTAAGAACCAGGAGCAGGTCAGCCGTCCTCTGGTTcccaagaaagacaaggagctacCAGAGAGGACCCAGtggaggccacagagatgatgaggggtctggagcatctcttttaTGAGGAGGGACTGTGGGAGCTGGACCAGGTTAGTCTTGAGAAGACTGAGGGGGGATCTCATTAATGCGTATAAATATCTCCAaggggtgtcagaggatggtgTCAGGCTCtttccagcagtgcccagtgaTAGGACGAGGAGCAATGgacacaaaccaaaacacagagaGTTCCACTTCAACATGAGGAAGATTTTCTGtacactgagggtggcagaaccctggaacagctgcccagggagggcctggagtctccctctggagacattccaaacctGCCTGGACACgctcctgtgtcacctgctccaggtgatcctgccttggcaggggtgTGGACTGGGTGATTTCCAGAGGTCCATTCCAGCCCTAAGGATTGGCTGTGGCAGCCAGGCAGGTGTCAGATGTTTTTTCAGTTGGATTAACTGAGCAGTTTTGTGGAACACAGCTGTGAGTCTGGCCCGTGTACTACACATGAAGAAAGTGTGGACATGATTGCTCTGTGTTCTACTCAAGAGAACATGTTGCTCTTATCCCAGTAAACCCTGCTGCCCACCTCTCATGGGTGCTGTGTTTTCAGCTGGACTTTAAATTGGGAAGGAACTGCCAAAAGATTGGAGCTTTTCTAATTTTGTGGCCTGGCCTGGGCCATCTATCCAATTCTGACAGACTGGTAGCTGAAAAGGTTTCCATTTTGTTGGTCTGGGTTGTTGGATGCTGCTGATGGGATTCACCTTGGCTGTGGTGGTATAAGGTGGTGTGTCTATGTTCTGTCCAGTTGATGTGACTGTGTATTCACTTTTTTAGACTGCTGCTGCCATTCTAGGGAAAAACAGGTTTTGTAAAGATGTGGAAATCAAGTACGATGCAAGACTGCGAGAGAGAGTAAGTGCCAAAAGAATTTGTTATCAAATATTGAACaatttgaaaatgtaacttACTGCTGATGAGTATCTCGGCTTATTGAATGGTAGATTTAACAGTGGAGAACACtatttgatgtatttttaatcaCTGAAAACTGAACTATTCACATCAGGGACAATAAATTGTTTGCATAATGGTGAAGCAGAGCCAAAATTTAGTGACGAGTGTTGTAACTGTGATGCTTTAATGATTTAAATAAGGTACAATTTAGTCTTTAAGGAGCAGCATGTGATTATAGCATTTCCTGTTtggatgttttttctctcagaaattcCAATTCTTCCCCTGAAATCAGCAAGACCTTATTATTTACTTTCAATGAGGAGGGtacttttgtggttttgtttccttttttctatgTCTTTTTCAAAACTTCTGAATTGAAAATGGATCCATCCTCTCTTGTGGAGACTTCACAGGTCTTTAGAGAAAATACTGGTTTCTAAcatgtgaaaaataattccctgtagcctttctgaaagcaaagagtAAATGGCGTTTATCCTCATGTGAAGGGCTATGTACATGTAatggtttggttcaaaatatccattacttattttccttctgtgagataagaattaggagaaagcaaagcagccacaaaacttaaaagaatataaagaagtttattaacagacctaaaagaaagaaaaaaagtcagactaaatcttcagaacacttctcctccccccccacctttctcccttctcccactgacaatgtaaaaagacaacccttgagattttcagtcagtttaccccttctataataacctttttcagttcacttagggagaggagtctctcttgctcatgctatggagacatctccacaagaagttctctcatggcttcagtgtCACAACAAGACAGCCACCCAGGATGGTTTTCTGCTCCCATGTTAGAGTCCCTTCCctcgacttacagctttccccacaactgctttcaagggtccaatcttgagctactggggtaccattttaaggttgagctgttcagaaacaaaggttctcttcacccatctctgggagcatcttcagctccaggaacagaggcccttctccttccctgggagcaagggtcttcatcactttgatctctctctgttcaagcttctcatcaaatcacagctacttcaacatttgctcatttcagcacaggtacttttgctcacaattacaataatttgcttgtttcagcacaggtacttttgctcacaattgcatTTTGAgtgctccacccccccatgctttcatgaaattacaacaggtactctgatgtatcatagtccatcaccatagctttacaacagaattttaGCTTCTAAGCTTGAAGCAACTCCTCTTTCTACTCCCTCAGcatttcagctcttcctgcttCACTGACTgtggtgtctttatggtgttttcttcacgtgccttcacctttcctcttcctctgactcaggagaggattgatgtctgcaggcttcatctgttctggagaatcttacagcactaaaagggttaatctcaccgGGCCCCGCAGCTGGAATTCGCCTCccgctgttggtcacatgagcTTTGCCGGGCAGCGGCCTCAGATGAATCTCGGCCGCACTGGGTGAGGGCCGGCCTGGCCGCGCCGCTGGCCCgcccgcacggagcagggccACAGATGGAACAGGGCCACTCGGCTCCGGGGTGGCTGTctcccggccggcccggcccgcactgAGGGGGCTGCACCGGGTGATAGCGAGCAGAAgcggctgagatctcagccaagcCGCGTTGCGGCTGACCCAGCTGGGCCACACTGAgcagcccggccccgctggcCGCGCCGCGGGCCCTcagttacctgtccaaaagcTGGAAGCCAGAGAGCTTTCCCGGGGTTTGTTCGTTCctaaatgtggatcacagaggtgtgtcaagcttcttaagcggctttaaaaagttgccagtattcaaactagccagttgattggttctgtcgggtcatagaggaagctgtaagcacctctttgcaagagaattaCTTCCGTCGCTGGAgccctctttaactaaaaacccgaactatgctaaaccatgacagtaCAGAAGCACTTGCACTGTGACCTCAGTCACAAAGACACTTGAATTTTGTATGCTGGGAATGAgtgtcagtggaaaaaaaaatctccaggcAAAGATCAGGCTGAAGGTCATGTCGTGAATGTCCATGCTTTAAATGAGATGTTGCTCTTAATGTATTTGTCTACCCAGCatgtatctatatctatatctctGCTGTTTAAAAGGATATGTATAAAGATATTTCCTCGCCCAAAACTGGAATAAAATGTAAAAGGTAGCTAAGCCttgaaaatgcaagaaaacaaagctgtgaAGAGCTGTTTGCGCCCTCTGGAAGGGGCACAGGAGACCTGACACATCCTGCCAAACCCCGGTTTTCCCTTACAGAAATACGGTGTTGCAGAAGGAAGGCCTTTGGCTGACCTCAAGGCTATGGCAAAGGATGCTGGAGAGCAATGTCCTTCATTCACACCTTCTGGAGGAGAAACACTGGATGAAGtatggtatttatttatttttttatttatgccCTGCTTTCTAGGCTTTTTTATCAGTGCAATTGCAGCTATTGGGAGCTTTCTACTGAGAGCTCAGCCCAACCAGAGATATTTTCTAAGCTAAAAAACACTGCTTGGTCTGGTAACAGTGGCTGCCAAGTGCAGAATCTCTTTATAACTAAAATATTGATTTTGAGACTGACTCCTCATGAAGCTCTGGCTCACAGGAGGATGATAGCAATTGCTCTCTGGAGGGCTGAGGAGTTTGCACAGCAGTCAGTAGCTTACATTGGCTTCTGAGCCTTGTCTGAGAAATCTTTGTCTTTTAACTGAAGTAGTTACGTGTCAGGTTTCTGAAAGGCAAAATCTTTGCTTGCTTCACAGTGATCTTTTCATTCTTCACAAGATTCCCTTCTGGCCTTTCCCTGCAGGTGAGAGAGCGTGCGAGGCAATTTTTTGAATTTCTGTGCCAGCTGGCTGTTGAGTTGGAGCAGAAGGAGCTCAGCAAGCCTGGTGCACCAGGCAGGAGCTCAGGAACATCTGGAGAacagtttgttttcccttggaCAAACCACTGCAGTGAGGCAGAGACGAGCTCTGAGGGCGGTGGATCTTCCACGGTATTAGATGCCAATATTTTGGTGGTGAGTCATGGAGCCTACATGAGGAACTGGATTGGCTATTTTGTTTCAGATCTCAACTGTACCTTACCAGCAAATTTAACCAAGTCCCAGCTGTCTTCTGTCAGTCCCAATACAGGAGTCAGTCATTTCATTATAAAACTTGGAAACGGGAATTTGTTAAAACCTGAAATCACATGTGTCTGTCTTAACCAAGACTCTCACTTAGTGGATGTGGGAGCTGAATGTGTAGCttcaaaagtgttttaaaagtCCTTGTGGGGGGGAAATGGGTTTAGATCACCATTTTGCTAAGCTTGGGAAAAGTATCTGTAGTAATTACTGGGATTGACTGGAATTGCTGACACTAAACTGCAAAAAGGGAGACATGCAACTGCTTGCTATCTTAAAAAACACAATTTACATGGTCCTAGTGCCCAGTATAAGTTGGCagtagcaaaataaaacaaatattctcTGTTCTCAGAAACATAATACTTCCAGTCACTTGCATATCTGCTCCTACAGCACATACTTCAAACAACTCCTTTGCATTACTCCATAATTATTTTGGTTACCTCCTAGTGAAAGGTTTGGGGAGGGGAGTGGTACCTCAAAAGCTGAGCTATACTGTATTCTTGTTTTATTACAAAATGCTATATTGTAATATGAAACATACATGttgtcttaaaataaatttttgaatGCAATAGTAGAACCTAGGAAGGAGCATTGCCCAGTGGGAAAGGTTTGGTGCAGAGCCAGGGGATGTGACTCTGACACTGAATATCTGTGAGACTCTGGGCAAGTCTCCTTTCCATTTGTAAAGTGGGAATGATGATAAACCTACCTCGCCAGGAGTATTTCCTAAGAAATTGTTCAGGTTGTCAAGATCTCTGTTGAAGAGCGctgcacacaaacacaagagtatttatttttaagctgtgAGCAGGATGAGGAACCTCATGTGCACGTAGTAATGGTCtcttttctggaaaaggaattttctttctgggGTGAGTTGTACCTGGCTGGAATCCTTCTGTCAGCTGCAGTCATGCACTtgattctatgaatattttTGCCTAGAATGAGGCAAGTTTGATTGTTTGGTGATTGCTGGTGTTAATACTGCATTCTTTCCCCACTGGGGTGTTTGTGGTGTTACAGTGTGAGTTTATCTGGTTTCTGTTATTTATAAGattcacatatttttttcttcatttgcatattttaagcctgtttaaaaaaaatattaaatattaaaggcTCCTGAATAGAACTCCCAtttcatctgtatttcttttgagGTAAAAATCTTTCTTAATATTCCCCTGTGAAGCTTTTGTTCAGATCACAtaacttcctcttttttcttcctgaaaaaccCCAGGCTGGCCTTTTACTGTGAGAAAGACTCTTAGGGCTGATGTTGTTTAAAACTGTCCATAGCTCTTtttcagcaataaaataattccttctcAGTATACTGAAGGAAATAAGTTTTCACAGGAAACGAAAATGGGAATGTATGGACTTTTGCATGGACTCCTCAAGCTCTTTGTGAAATGCGTCTTCCTAGAAGGCTCCTCAATACTAAATTGATGGTCAGAGCCAATGAAGATAGAAAAGCTTTAATTATGACTTCTAACAGAGTTAATGGTCAGAGAGTGGGGCAGGAGTTCTTTCTGAATTTGCCTGTCCCTGGGTAGTGCCAGTTTATTTCAGGCAGGCCACTTACATAGCAGGGAATTCTTCTGTCAGTGCTTTAAACAGCTGAAACTCCCATAGAATTGCCATGTCCTGAATTTTACCAGTCATTCCATCAATTCTTCTTGGAGCCAGGCTGATGGAGTTGAAAATGAGGGAGGATGAGTGGAGAAGTGACAAGTTTTTCTCCCTAAGTCTGTCAGTTTGTCACATATTTCAAAACACACTAGTGATTGGGGCGCTTCTCACTTTAAAAggcttcttttgctttcttacCTGCTCTCAAGGAggtaattaatattttgttcttGCTGATGATGCCATAACTTAGGAGAACATCTACTTCTTTGTTAAGTGCTTTGCCACTGCTTGGGTAACACTATTCCCAGAGAAATTTTTGACTCTTCCTCTATAATATGCTgtaccttcttttttttgtatgtatAGGTTGTTAAAATTTAGACCCAGCCTAAAAAACCTGTGTGATTGTTTTCTTCAACTTACTGTTACTAAATTCTTTCCTCTTGTAACTCTCACACAGGGCAAGCAGATGGTACAGTGGTGAAGGAAGAATACCAAAGGGTGAAACCACTCAGGTTTTCTAAACAGCTCCTAACTTAATGAAgtcacatttttcagtgaaaatgcatCAGAATCTCCCAATTCAGACTTTGTAAAACACACTAAAATGCTGCAAACACATCTGCTAGTGGCCAAGGGAGTACAAGCAGTCAAGAGTGTCATGCAGTTCCCCAGATGTGCTTTTTCCCTCAGTATCTGCTCTTGATGTTGCTGGAGACAGGACAACAACCTGGCCGCAGCCTGCTGTAAAATAGTTGCACTTGTTATTTCTCCTTTGTTATGTCAGATGTCAGGTTCCCTCTGCATTAAAAAGTCACTAATTTTGGAAGCTTCTGAAGCTAATtcttaaaagctgttttctttagGTCTATGTATAGTACTCCTCTTTCTAAGTTTTTACATCAACATTgagactaaatatttttttggtcAAGTGACTCTTGTGCATTTGTACAGTAAATCTGTACAGTTTATTGGGATCATGGAAATGGAGCTCTGGTAGTATCACAGTTTCCCTCCTCTAAAGCAAAGatattttctctatttccaCAGTTCTCTGTTGAACAATGTTTTCCAGACATAACCCTGCCTTTGCAATAGGAGGaggtttttcccttttatttcttttttttctttttttccttttttttttttttttggtctcattTAGAACAGAATTTAAATCAGATGCGTTCTCTACCCAAGCTTTTGCTGCCTCAGATCCACAGCCCAAATGCACAGACTTAAAATATGTCAGATTTCCCCCAGATATGTCCTGCTTTTGAGGGCTTTGGCTGTGAGCCTGAGGTTTTTGGATCTTTGTAATCCCAGGCAAATGGCAGCTTCATGGGCACAAATGAACTGCACAGTGATTTGTGAGCTGCTTTTCTGGCATCCATGGGTATGGCAGAGCCACTGCAGGGGATATGTGAGTGTGTGGTGACTCCAGTGCCATTTAGGAGGGTCTCCTGTGTGACAGACAGCtctggtgtcacctgcaaacagctctgggcttcctgggctgcagggaccccATGTGGCAATGGATTACTTACCTGAATGCcagaggctggcagcagggctccCGAGGGCACAGAGGGTATGGCACAGGAGGGTACTGGGATAAAACCCTGAAATCTTGAGCAGGCTGTTACTGGTCACCAAAGGAATGCACCTGAGGTCCAGGCAGAACTCCTTTGGGGGCATAACTGAGCGTAATACTCTTTCGTTCTGATGCCCGGTTGGGTCATCCAGCCGTAGCTAAATGGGAGCGGGGTGCTGCACCAGACTTGACTGTAGGAAGTCCTGAATGTATTTTGGAAGAGCTTGCCATTGAAAAGTGAATTTACCGAATTTAAATTTGAGGTGAAAAAAGGAGGTTTGATTTCAGAAGGGCAGAAATCACAAAATTAGTTctagaatcatggaatgtcctgagttggaagggacccacaagaatcaccgagtccagctcctggccctgcacagcacagtccCAAGAATCACACAATTCTACTTCtccaaagaaatttaaataatggTTAATGCAACAAATTCTGAAAGAGAAAGTAATTACAGATAAGAGAGGTAAATGAAACCTGGAATCTagttaaatgaatttttacCGTAAGTAGTTCACTCCAGATTAACTGGGTAGTTCTTTGATGAAGTAACTAATGTATAGgcaagggaaaaatgaaatacaatcttgctgaattttaattgaaaGCTTAATGCTGCAATGAAACCATCagctcagctggaaaagaaaaatgttgtttaggagaaaaaaaaaaaaagggtgaagtAGGTATGCAAGGAATTAGTGGGCATAGAAGTAGTAATGTCCAAGGTCAAGCACTGTGCTGGAGTAAAGCTGCTAGTTAAGTCCCTCGGGGGCAATTTTTTGTAATGACTTagaataaaattacagaaatgtggaaatattAGTGAGAAGTCATCATCAATAACTATGTGGGGCAGAATAGCATGCAGAGGAGGAAACTATGAACTTCCAATCTTAAAACTGCTTGAGTCTTCACAGAGTGGGTCAGGCTGGACCCTGACAGTGGCTCatctggtgccacctccctgctctaGTAGGGCCATCCCaaagcacagggcacaggattgtgtccagacaattctggaatatccccagtgagGAGACTtcacaccctctctggacatTCTGTTCAGTGCTCGGTCACTGCACAGGACAGAAGTTCTTCCTCCTGTCCAGGGGGAACTTCCTGGGATCAGTCCCTGCCCGTTCCTCTGGTGCCATGGCTGGGCcccccagagcagagcctgggccctgcttGGAGCCCTCCCTACAGAGGCTTTTAATTTACCAAGTATCTTTTATCCCAAGTTCTTTGCGTCAGGATCACAAATAATTCCCAGCAGGACTGAACTGACAGACCAGTGCGTTTCCATTGCTTGTAAAAGACATTTCCCAGTAGAGGTGAAAATCCCTTCATGGTCAGTCTAGACCTACTAAGACACCATTTTTCTCATCATCTTTCACAGAACTCTTATATTTGGAGTGCATGAAACACCTAGGAAGCTGAAACCTGTGAGGCTGGAAGTCACAGGGGACAGCAgcacacaaacattttcagcCACTGCTGTTACCATTTATTTGTCCACTCAAGTACTTCTGGAAGGGGGAGCTTGAACAGAGAATGCAGAATCCACCATTTGGAGAGAATGGAAAAGTTTATTGGTActtttataaaaggaaatagTGTCTATAATACATTATTATAAATACTTATAAATACTCTGTGGGATTTAAGACCCactcaaataaataaataaatatcgTGACATAAATAAGTAATGCTTTCTTACTAGCTGGTGATTGCCAGCATCTCCATTGAAGAATAAATTCTTTGAAGTTTTGATACAGTTGCCTATAGTTACAAATAAGGTTTTTTGATGGAAAATCCACCCTGTATTCAGTCTTAGCTTACTTATCCCCTGGCTACTGATAGAGTGAGCAACCCTACTTACTTTGTTCTAATGTAGGAATATAGAGATGGTCTGTAGATTTAACCCCACCAACATTTCCCATCAAAATTTAATGTGGACAGAGCTTTTAAGGATTCCAGTTGTTGTAAGGCAGTTGCCTCAGAGTCCTAGAGAGGAGCTCTGTGGAGTTTCCAGCAATTAATGCAAAATGCAAACTTTGCTGGTGTACTTGAAGTCCAGAGTTCTCAAGGATCGAAAGCCAAGAATAATGGTATAGGGATCAAGTAAAGTCATCAAACTagaacataaataaaatcagaccTCTCCACTGTATAGACAGCAAGTTAAAAAGTCTTGCTGTATTTTGaataagcaagaaaaagcacaaCTGTCTGCCTGCCTGCAATTCCCTTAATTCCTTAGAATCACtcctttccttcagaaattaATCAAAACCATGATGAGTTTAGAGAAACAAATTCCAAGAGATGGAACTCTTGGACTAATCCTGATCATTTGGCTTGTCCTGTGCTTGTAAGTATTTACACTAATTAGGAATCTCTCCGTGTAGGAAAACTATTCTAAGAGCAGAATCAGGACCTATGGCTTTTTCCAACATGAGTTGGATGTGGTAGATGAAGAGATACCGTGTATATAGACATATGTGGGGGAATAaagagagattattttaaaagctgtctgaagtcctgctgctgtgctaaatccagaaaaaattaaatgaaagcaagaaGCACAGGGGGGTCTTACTTTGATTTTGTTGCACTGATGTAACTCCAGTGGCTTCAGTGAACTACTTcgaaaaaaagagcagcaacCAACCTAATGTTTTTTGTATGTTGCTATGAGCACACTGAGGAGCAGTGTACCGCTTCAAGTTGTTGTCAGGCTGATAAATACTCTGAATAAACAGAGCAGAAGAATCTGTGTCttgacacacaaaaaaaaaccccacaaaataaaaatttcttctcaaatCTCTGACACACTGGATTTTTGTGCTGCTCATCAGTGCCTTGCACCTGATTTCTGCAGAGTTTGTCAAGAATAGCTTTTTCAAAGTGAACTTACCCAAAGCATAAAGCAATCATGGGAAAAGGTTTTGTCACCATTAGAGATCTCCTGATTAACAGTAATTTCACTCCTACAAGTATAAAGCCTCTGATACCTGCTCAGAACTGAATACAAACATGGATGCTAATTGGATATTCCATTTCTAAACACAAACCTAATTTTCACTCATTAGACAAGAGTGTTCGTTATAGTCCAAATAGTAATAGTTTGATActtaaaaaagataatttttttatttttccccctgtagAGTTCAGTTCAGTATTATGCAAAACAAACCATTCTGTTTAACACACTATTGATTATTATTAATCCTGGTATTTCTCTCTGGGTTGGAAATATGCAAAACTAATGATCTTTATTTCCATATTGGGATGCTAGAATTTAGTAAATGTAGAACTGTGATAGAGAAGCACTTGAGAGAGAGTGAGactctcctctttttttcaaaacctcAGCTTGGATTCAGTGTcagaaattgttctttttccatAGAACCCTTTAATCCTGTCCTGTTTTCCTGTCAGTTCCTCGTTTTCCATGTCTGCTGCTCCTAGTACAGCAGAGTGACCTTTTTTTGACTCTTATGGGTGAAGAGAGAGTGAAGCTCCAACTTAAAAGCTAAAACTAAAGAATCGCAGGACGGGTTCGAAGGGAACTTAAGGCTCATCCactcccaccccctgccatgggcgggggcaccttccactgtcccaggttgctcagagccccatccagcctggccttggacgctgccagggatggggcagccacagcttct encodes:
- the TIGAR gene encoding fructose-2,6-bisphosphatase TIGAR isoform X2 codes for the protein MVRFGLTVVRHGETRYNKDKILQGQGVDEPLSATGFRQADAAGLFLSNVKFTHIFSSDLLRAKQTAAAILGKNRFCKDVEIKYDARLRERKYGVAEGRPLADLKAMAKDAGEQCPSFTPSGGETLDEVW
- the TIGAR gene encoding fructose-2,6-bisphosphatase TIGAR isoform X1, which produces MVRFGLTVVRHGETRYNKDKILQGQGVDEPLSATGFRQADAAGLFLSNVKFTHIFSSDLLRAKQTAAAILGKNRFCKDVEIKYDARLRERKYGVAEGRPLADLKAMAKDAGEQCPSFTPSGGETLDEVRERARQFFEFLCQLAVELEQKELSKPGAPGRSSGTSGEQFVFPWTNHCSEAETSSEGGGSSTVLDANILVVSHGAYMRNWIGYFVSDLNCTLPANLTKSQLSSVSPNTGVSHFIIKLGNGNLLKPEITCVCLNQDSHLVDVGAECVASKVF